A single genomic interval of Streptomyces sp. 1222.5 harbors:
- the kynU gene encoding kynureninase — MSELALLAEKADAADELAPVRSRFVLDDVVYLDGNSLGALAAVVPDRMADVVRRQWGELRIRSWEESGWWTAPERIGDRIAPLVGAAPGQIVVGDSTSVNVFKALVAAVRMAGEGRDEVLVDASTFPTDGYIAESAARLTGRTLRAVTPGEVPSALSGRTAAVLLNHVDYRTGRLHDLPALTAAVHAAGALAVWDLCHSAGALPVGLDEHGVDLAVGCTYKYLNGGPGSPAYLYVRRELQPRFDSPLPGWNSHADPFGMSPSYAPAPGALRGRVGTPDILSMLALEAALEVWDDVSVTAVRAKSLALTDFFLKCVAAYTEPGRVEPVTPERHEERGSQIALRCPDAGEVMKRLIARGVVGDFRHPDVLRFGFTPLYVSFGDVERAARVLGEVLA, encoded by the coding sequence ATGTCTGAGCTCGCACTGCTGGCGGAGAAGGCCGACGCGGCGGACGAACTGGCACCGGTGCGCTCCCGGTTCGTCCTGGACGACGTCGTGTACCTGGACGGAAACTCCCTCGGCGCGCTGGCGGCCGTCGTCCCCGACCGGATGGCGGACGTGGTCCGCCGCCAGTGGGGCGAGCTGCGCATCCGCTCCTGGGAGGAGAGCGGCTGGTGGACCGCGCCCGAGCGGATCGGCGACCGCATCGCCCCGCTGGTCGGCGCGGCGCCGGGCCAGATCGTCGTGGGCGACTCCACGAGCGTCAACGTCTTCAAGGCGCTGGTGGCGGCGGTCCGCATGGCCGGTGAGGGGCGTGACGAGGTCCTGGTGGACGCGAGCACGTTCCCCACGGACGGGTACATCGCCGAGTCGGCCGCCCGCCTGACCGGCCGCACCCTGCGCGCGGTGACCCCGGGGGAGGTGCCCTCGGCACTGTCCGGCCGTACCGCCGCGGTCCTCCTCAACCACGTCGACTACCGCACCGGCCGCCTGCACGACCTGCCCGCGCTGACGGCGGCGGTCCACGCGGCCGGCGCCCTCGCGGTCTGGGACCTGTGCCACAGCGCGGGCGCGCTGCCGGTCGGCCTGGACGAGCACGGGGTCGACCTGGCGGTCGGCTGCACCTACAAGTACCTGAACGGCGGCCCGGGTTCCCCGGCGTACCTGTACGTCCGCCGGGAGCTGCAGCCCCGCTTCGACTCCCCGCTGCCCGGCTGGAACTCGCACGCCGACCCGTTCGGCATGAGCCCGTCCTACGCCCCGGCGCCGGGCGCCCTGCGGGGCCGGGTGGGCACGCCGGACATCCTCTCCATGCTGGCGCTGGAGGCGGCCCTGGAGGTCTGGGACGACGTATCGGTCACCGCGGTCCGCGCCAAGTCCCTGGCCCTGACGGACTTCTTCCTGAAGTGCGTCGCCGCCTACACCGAGCCGGGCCGGGTCGAACCGGTGACGCCGGAGCGGCACGAGGAGCGGGGCAGCCAGATCGCCCTGCGGTGTCCGGACGCCGGTGAGGTGATGAAGAGGCTGATCGCCCGGGGCGTGGTGGGCGACTTCCGGCATCCCGACGTCCTGCGCTTCGGCTTCACCCCGCTGTACGTGAGCTTCGGCGACGTGGAGCGGGCGGCCCGGGTGCTGGGGGAGGTTCTGG
- a CDS encoding tryptophan 2,3-dioxygenase family protein, with protein MSQKAHPPSEAAEPETPHLDFAGTTPYEDYVKADVLTHLQHTLSDDPGEMVFLVTTQVMELWFTVIVHEWETAARALRSDDVPTAVAALKRSVRELEALNASWTPLGQLTPAQFNSYRSALGEGSGFQSAMYRRLEFLLGEKSASMLVPHRGAPRAHAELEKALHEPSVYDEVLRLLARRGHAIPEAVLQRDVSRRYEPSDEVERAWAAIYSGDQDAELARLGEALTDVAELVWRWRNDHLVATRRAMGAKAGTGGSAGVAWLEKRARKNVFPELWTARSHV; from the coding sequence ATGTCCCAAAAGGCTCACCCCCCTTCCGAGGCCGCTGAGCCCGAGACCCCGCATCTCGACTTCGCGGGCACGACGCCGTACGAGGACTACGTCAAGGCGGACGTGCTCACCCACCTCCAGCACACCCTTTCCGACGACCCCGGCGAGATGGTCTTCCTGGTGACCACCCAGGTCATGGAGCTGTGGTTCACGGTGATCGTGCACGAGTGGGAGACCGCCGCGCGGGCGCTCCGCTCGGACGACGTCCCGACCGCCGTCGCCGCGCTGAAGCGCTCGGTGCGCGAGCTGGAGGCGCTGAACGCCTCCTGGACGCCGCTCGGCCAGCTGACCCCGGCGCAGTTCAACTCCTACCGCAGCGCCCTCGGCGAGGGCTCCGGTTTCCAGTCGGCGATGTACCGGCGCCTGGAGTTCCTGCTCGGCGAGAAGTCCGCGTCCATGCTCGTACCGCACCGCGGCGCCCCCCGCGCCCACGCGGAACTGGAGAAGGCGCTGCACGAGCCGAGCGTGTACGACGAGGTGCTGCGGCTGCTGGCCCGCCGCGGCCACGCGATCCCCGAGGCGGTCCTCCAGCGGGACGTCTCCCGGCGCTACGAGCCCTCCGACGAGGTCGAGCGGGCCTGGGCGGCGATCTACTCCGGTGACCAGGACGCCGAGCTCGCCCGACTCGGCGAGGCGCTGACCGACGTCGCCGAACTGGTGTGGCGCTGGCGCAACGACCACCTGGTCGCCACCCGCCGCGCGATGGGCGCGAAGGCCGGTACGGGCGGCTCCGCCGGTGTGGCCTGGCTGGAGAAGCGCGCCCGCAAGAACGTTTTCCCCGAGCTGTGGACGGCGAGGTCCCATGTCTGA
- a CDS encoding DUF3151 domain-containing protein, with translation MTIHENLLGGPPPTHLPDDPEPRELLAQGTAPADVAAKYPTSSLAWAQLADEAFERGSVVESYAYARTGYHRGLDALRRNGWKGHGPVPWEHEPNRGFLRALHGLARAAQSIGEQEEYERCSQFLKDSSATAAQTLG, from the coding sequence ATGACGATTCACGAGAACCTCCTCGGCGGCCCGCCCCCGACCCACCTCCCCGACGACCCGGAGCCCCGTGAGCTCCTCGCCCAGGGCACCGCCCCCGCGGACGTCGCCGCCAAGTACCCGACCTCCTCCCTCGCCTGGGCCCAGCTGGCCGACGAGGCGTTCGAGCGCGGCTCGGTCGTGGAGTCGTACGCCTACGCCCGTACGGGCTACCACCGCGGCCTGGACGCCCTGCGCCGCAACGGCTGGAAGGGCCACGGCCCCGTCCCGTGGGAGCACGAGCCGAACCGCGGCTTCCTGCGCGCCCTGCACGGGCTGGCCCGCGCCGCCCAGTCCATCGGCGAGCAGGAGGAGTACGAGCGCTGCTCGCAGTTCCTGAAGGACTCCTCCGCGACGGCGGCCCAGACCCTGGGCTGA